One segment of Setaria viridis chromosome 4, Setaria_viridis_v4.0, whole genome shotgun sequence DNA contains the following:
- the LOC117852512 gene encoding NDR1/HIN1-like protein 1: MMHAKSESDVTSLAASSPPRSPKRGGGGAGGGNNYYVQSPSRESHDGGYKSSSMQATPVYNSPNESPSHPSYGRHSRSSSVSRFSGNLRKGGAGAGGERKALNDKGWPECNVIEEEGPYEDLAGDSGLSRRCQIILGFLTFVLLFTVFCLIIWGAARPYEPEVIVKSLVMDDFYAGEGTDHSGVPTKLVTTNCSLHISVYNPATMFGIHVTSGPIHLIYSEISIAVGQLRRYYQPRKSHRMVTAVIHGEKVPLYGAGGSLMLSSTGGAVPLTLDFDLTSRGYVIGKLVRVTHKVHVTCPVVVDAKKTKPIRFSKKACTVSKA, from the exons ATGATGCACGCCAAGTCGGAGTCGGACGTGACGAGCCTggcggcgtcgtcgccgccgcggtcgccgaagcgtggcggcggcggcgccggcggcggcaacaacTACTACGTGCAGAGCCCGTCGCGGGAGTCGCACGACGGCGGGTACAAGTCCTCGTCGATGCAGGCCACGCCGGTGTACAACAGCCCCAACGAGTCGCCGTCGCACCCCTCCTACGGCCGCcactcccgctcctcctccgtcaGCCGCTTCTCCGGGAACCTCCGCAagggcggcgccggtgccggcggggAGCGGAAGGCACTCAACGACAAGGGGTGGCCCGAGTGCAACGTCATCGAGGAGGAGGGGCCATACGAggacctcgccggcgacagCGGACTCTCCCGCCGCTGCCAGATCATCCTCGGCTTCCTCACATTCGTACTGCTCTTCACCGTCTTCTGCCTCATCATCTGGGGCGCCGCGCGGCCGTACGAGCCCGAGGTCATCGTCAAG AGCTTGGTGATGGACGACTTCTATGCTGGTGAAGGCACAGACCACAGTGGGGTGCCAACCAAATTGGTCACGACGAACTGTTCTCTGCACATATCCGTGTACAACCCTGCTACAATGTTTGGAATTCATGTCACCTCTGGCCCCATTCATCTGATCTATTCAGAGATCTCAATCGCGGTCGGCCAG CTTCGCAGGTACTACCAACCGAGGAAGAGCCACCGTATGGTGACTGCGGTCATCCACGGCGAGAAGGTACCCCTCTACGGCGCCGGTGGCAGCCTGATGCTGTCCAGCACAGGCGGGGCGGTGCCCCTGACGCTGGACTTCGACCTGACCTCCCGGGGCTACGTGATCGGCAAGCTCGTGCGGGTGACGCACAAGGTGCACGTGACGTgccccgtcgtcgtcgacgccaAGAAGACCAAGCCCATCAGGTTCTCCAAGAAGGCCTGCACCGTGTCCAAGGCCTGA